One Perognathus longimembris pacificus isolate PPM17 chromosome 13, ASM2315922v1, whole genome shotgun sequence genomic window, CAACATAAACACTAATAGGTGTTTTTAAAAACACTTCTCAGAATGAAATAGTTTTGCAAGCTGCAGGAACTCAGCAATGATGAGTGCTATGGTATGAGTGAGTTAGTTCTTCAGGACATTGGAACACAGTAGACTGGAAGAGTTAATCATTGTGAAGAAGGGCCTGCTACTCACTTCCTGGTATGCATTCATTTGCTTCTGGCTCCTGATCTGCTTTTTGATCTACTCAGGAGAGTAACATAGACAACAAAAACCATTTTAATAGAAGGGTTAAATAGACATGAAAGGAAAGCTCAAATGTCAGTTTTAGAACTGAAATGGCAGGACATATCTGACAGCTTTTTAGCTTGCTTCATCATATCCCAGTGTGACTCAATGAGCCTCTTTGCTGTCTCCTGCTTACTTAAAAATCTAAGTTCCAGCATTAAAGGGTGTGGTGGCGTGCCTTTAAGTTGCTAAACCAAAGCAGGAGCAAGGGCGGGAGCACCGGACAGGGACCAAGGAAGCCGAGATTCCATCCTCTGCTCTCCCGTTGACTGACTAGGATACAGGATCTCAGAAGAGTCACACAGTTCTCCAAGCTTTACTTACCTGTAAAATCAATATGGAAATCCTGCCTACTTTATTTTAATGAGGTAATTGAAATTGTGACATAAAAGTAAGGAATGATCGTCGAGGAACTTTATTTACTACATTTTGTATAGGAAAGCTCAGCGAGTATACATTTATATAGTTATAGTAAGAGCACgttagaaaaaaatgcaaaaactaGCATACAAATATTATACATTTGCATACATTCAGAACTCGtctctattaattttttaaactgagCCAAGTAATAAATGGCCCACAGACAATCTTTGACATCTCTGCTCCTTAACATTCAGAATCAATTAATTCCACCCTTAGTCTATTCGTTATTATCTAAGCAGATCTCCTGCTCCTTGTTCTGGGACCTTTTCTTTTGACCTTAAGACGACTAGCTGTTTCCAGATATCTAAATGCTAAGACTTGAGACTCAAACACAGGATTAATTTAACCCAGGAACATGCATTACTCTTCCTTGTCTTCAAAAGGAGTCCCCGCAAGTCAGAGTAGTAAAAATCAACTCCTACTCACAGAAACACAATTTCCTATTTATAGCAACTCTTGCTTCCCCACGGGTCTCTGATGAGCTCCTCTGAACAGTATCACCAGCAAAAGCCTTAAGAATACAAACAGTACTAAATGCACCAAGTCCAAAGGCTTGGCTAAGTTTGGCATTATTGACTACCCAGTagcaaatgagattcttctctttATCCATCATCACCATCCTCTAACTGCCCAAATCACCCCGGAACTTCATACACAAACAGACATGCAAATACATAAAGATATTTACCATCTTCAGCACTATGTACTAAATCTTCTGGCAGAATATCTACTCTGGCTCGATCTGTTCAGGAGAAATTAACAAACAAATGGTGAACACGGCAGAGCCTTGGCGAGGAAAGAACAAGGAGATGCTCCCTGGAAGCTCCGGGAGTTGGAAGCAATTAGCCCAGATGCAGTGAGGGGGTGCCACCAAGATGTCTTCCCCCAACTACTTTCTCTTTAGATGAGCTCCTGGAGCCAGAGCCATGGCGCAAGCTCCCCTGTCAGCCTCGGGGCAGCTCCCAGCAGCACACTGCTTGCTGCAGGCTGGCTCCCAAGGGTTAGAGGGTTAGCTCAGAGCAAGCAGGGAGCCGGCAGCAGGCGGAAGCGCAGGACCACAACAGCTTATCTCTTGTTCTGCAGAGGGTAAGATGCTAGCCATGACTAACACCTTCCCCAAACTATGGCCATTAACAaatacttgtgtgtgtgcatCATCATTTGCATATGTCGCTGGGAGCCTTGCTTGGGAAGTCAACTGAAGAGCTGTAACTGGGGACCAGCTGCTAAGTGGAATCTTGGCAGGCTCGTGCGAGCGTGGTATCGGTATTTGGAAGGGAGTGTGCGAGAATACCCGTTAGctgatggtgattttttttttaaccctacaCATTCCTGAGTACTTTAAAGCTGCACCATGGAAATAGCCCCATGCTTCTGAAGGCCAAGGGGTTTGCGAAGTTGAACAATTGGTGTTGAGgctccaccccctcccaccccaggttcATCACCAGCACAAGGCAGGATAATTAGGGCTGTACAACAAAGGACTGGACCAGCCTTCTCTGGAGGGGGTCAGCGGGGTGTGGGTGCTGACCACCGGTTGAGGAGGCTTTAGGTGACCTTTCTGGCTGGAAGGAGGTTGAAATGGGTGACCGTCAAGGTCCCTTCTAACTCTGAGATTTCAAGACCCTTGGGAGGGCTAGGACTGTGTTCCAAATTGGGAATCTTGTCTTCAGAACCTTGGTTGTCTCTGAATCTCAGATGCTTTTTTATGAagtagtttttcctttttttctaattaaactcagatttatttatttcactttggGAGGGGGGTAAATCTCCCTTGCAGATGTTGCAAAACCCAGCAATGATCAGCTAGCAACCCTATGCATTTGGCAAGTAGTTAACTTTTACTCAATACATTGTGATGATCTGTAACTCCAGGGACACATGGTTGACTTCAAAATAGTTCAGAAAAGGAAAACTCCCAGATGTCCTGTTTTCGAAGTCCACCCACCTGGCACCCAGTCCCAATATACATTATACTTTCTGCCTGTACATAAGAAATCCTTCACCAAGTGAAGCAACAGCCAGTGAAGCAAAGGACACCTAATGTATTGTGAATTCGTCCTTGTGTTTGTACTCACAGGatccaaaagaaaatgtgtggCTAGAAAAGGCAggctgagagagaaaagaaagccctTGAACCAAAGACTAATTTCACTTCGCAGCATGCAAAACTCATTAGACGCCCAACActgacatatgtatatatatatatcacagctACTTCATAAATGCTGTTGGTAGAAGTCCATTAATGCTGCGTCCCAGGTATGCTATGTGATAGTAAGAACAAGGCTTtacctctctgagcttcagttttacAAGTTATACAACGGGTACAACAACAACTCTTCTCTCACTGGGTTGCCTGTATTAGTTAAATAAGGTCAACGGTGTATAATGCTTAGACAAATTTGGGCAGATACTGAATAAACCATTTGCAATTAGCGACCTCAATCCTTTAAGACTCGCTGTACTGGAGTAAACACTCAATTCAATCCAAGGGGACCTAGGCATCTAATAATCAAACTTCATACATTATCTTAAAAGTGAAGTTCAAGGCACTTAAGTGTAAGCCTCTTGAGCACACTGGGGAGAAGTTAACCCCTGCCTTTGGGGTCTCAGTGCAGGGCAACATGCGGGGAGACCACACAAGCGCACATAAGCAACGTGAAGCTTAGATGTGGTATGAACAGGGGGCAAACTTTATTCTCACTTGATGAATCTGATGAAATGTCTTCTAGACTTTTGGAAGGCATTTTCCTAGAAGCATTCTTTTCCAAAGTTTTCAAAACAGGACTGGGTTCTTCTTCTGAACCTGTTATAAGACAAAACCGGTGAACACTGCACagtacaaaaggaaaaacaaccttGTCATAACCAGTGAATACTGAGATCGTAGGTTGAAAACAGAAATTAGGCATAagttcacagaagaaaaaaataaaagctttacaCTATTAACATTCTCTCTAAAAATAATTTCCCTGGTCAGGAACTATCCCCAAACATAAACGTGACAGAAACAAGATTACCACGTTAATAGAAAAATCTTTTCCTAATTGTTTGCACCTCTCTATTTTAGGCACGTGATTTATTTTGCGCCAGTCTTTACATCTTCCCGCTTAATATTCTAGCTTTTGAAGACAGTAATGAAATGATTTTAGAAGCAGTAAAAAAGTTAGCTGGAAACCATAGAGGGCAGCGTTCCGATGTTCAACATCTGTACATAATCTGGTGGACAGATGGGTGTCTTTCCAGATCAGTAGATGCAGGCTTTCTGCATTTCATGACTTTGTTAAAATCTCAACAAAATGAGGGTAAATAAATGGGGTagtcaatttttttatttgaccAAGGCATtctgaaggggaaggggaaatacTATCATTTATTAATTCCGTTGTTCTCTAATAAGACGGCTTGAACCAAAAAGAGGAAACGAGGGACATAGTTTCAGAAACGAATAGGAACAGTCCTTAAATTAAGcacacttaattttaaaatatctaaattttccttaatttttctttttgacagtgcAAACTCTTATCATGCCTAAGCCTGCTTTGAGCATGGACATTTATTACTGTCTACTCTAAGTGCAACAACAATAACACTTGAAAAAATGTGCTGAATCAATAACTCATTCCATTAATGAATTCGTGAGTTTAAGAACCACTTTTCTAAACAATAATTTCCTGAAATGCATACCAGTTCTGCCTCATGTTGATATGCATGACACAGCAAATAGATTCTAAGATGAATTTGATTTGGGATGTTCAAGGTTAAATTTTAAGAGATATGTCCTTAAGAGAGAGAATGGCCAAGTAACAAAACAGACTGtcacattggaaactgtgtatactggtattagaactaggaaagtgaaaggcaataccaaaatcgagagatacaggataaaaagacaaacgactacaaaagcaatgcttgcaaaactgtttggtgtaaatcaactgaacaactcatggggggagagggaaagggtgagggggaggggggaatgaggaaggaggtaacaaacagtacaagaaatgtatccaatgcctaacgtatgaaaccgtaacctctctgtacatcactttgacaataaaaaaaattatataaaaaaagagataTGTCCTTAGTCCTTAGGGATTTTTACTTGCTAAAATGTACATAATCCCCCAGCATTTGCAAAAGCATTTGACCATAGAAACTCCTTTCTATgggttgggaacatggcttagtggtagagtgcttgcctagcatgcatgaagccctgggttcaattcctcagaaccacataaacaggaaaaaaacaaaaaggctggaagtggcactgtggctcaagtggtagagtgctagccttgagcaaaagaagctcaggggcagtgccaaaGGAACAGATTGAAATACTAGCTCACGTGTTGACTCAGCTACAGTAAACATATAAACACAGTAAACATGTAAGATCGCTCATCAAAATTAAGGTAACTTTGTAATGTTTCTTCCTTAATGCCCACCCTTCTTCTGCCAATTTGTCCTAAAAATGGTAATTTAGGTTAGAAGATACAAAACAAAGACTGTACCATTTTATCCTCTTATTGGCTCATAATGTTAAATTATCTCCTCTGGACTTTGTCTAGGTGACTGTTTAATATGATTTCTTATTTAGACATGCTTTTTGCTCTTTAATCAGAAATGTCTATATATTGTATGACTGCACACATTGGATGATGTCATCTATCTAAGGGCAAATTTACGAGGCTCCTACGGGGGGTTTATCCTAGTAACTCCCGGGACAGGATATTAAGAGGATACTTCAGTAGGACTCATGTTCTGGTACTtcatttgacttttcttttcttttttcaagttaggtttttgtttattcttttaggTTTCAGAGGTTCCATGGCTTTGGGGTGATCACAAATGCTGTGGTCTCTTGGAAACTGTGGCTGGCTCTTGTGTGCCACCATTTACccacagttatttttctttttaaagtaacatttgtggggccaggaatgtggcttcgcagtagagtgcctgcctcgtatacatgaagccctgggttcgattcctcagcaccacatacacagaaaaagccagaagtggggttgtggctcaagtggcagagtgcttgtcttgagcaaaaggaagccagggacagtgctcaggccctgagttcaagccccaggactggcaaaaaaacaaacaaaagtaacatTTGTTAAAAAGACTTCATCATAACTAATTAGGATTGAAGGTGGATTCTTTGCTCAGTGTTCAAGAAGAGACACTCCAGCTACTACACGCAGTAAGGCTTATCTATTTTCATTGAGACTGTAGTCTATTAAACTACAAGGAAGGAGATTAACAGCAGCTGTTGTGCAACTTTGGTTAAATAGTCCCAGCCAGAGAGTATCCTATATGATTTCATCACTGTTCATTCAGGCAATTCCTTATTCTAATTTGCTTTGGGATTTctctatcaaaaacaaaacaaaaacaaaaaacacgaaAAAGCAAAAACCCCAAGAGATGATTAGAATAGTGAACAAAGACAAACTTTATGCTTTGTAGTCTAGTAGAAACAACCACCCTTGGGTCCACGTGGGTGAATGTGAGTGTGGATAAAAATTAACAATGCACCACACCAGGCTATTTATTAGGTGGACTCAGGTGAATTCATTTGACCAAAATCATATTCTAGAAGAGGAAGAGTCTGAAGATACCTGGAAGTGAGAGAGAAGGAATGGAAGCAAAAAGAATACCACAGCACAAAGtattggagggaaggaaggctctGCTTTATACTTTGTCCTGGATAATTAGTCCAAATTGCAGTGAACCACTGCTCTTAATGGGGAATGTGTGCTCTTTGGCACTACTTTCTTAACTCTGACTAGAGATTTCACTTAATCTACCTGTTAAGAGATTTCGTTATTTCCAGGAGGAACTTCACAGTGAAAGGTGCGTTCTAAacccaaaagaaaaattttaaatactaaaaattCCACAGGTAGATTATTGAGAAATAAGGTGAGACTCTGAAACAGTCTTGTAGGAAAGCTGTCTCTAGGTAATTCACCTGAGTaaagaatataaatgaattttttaaagaagaaaggctCAGGAGAACTACAATGAGAAGGAGCATGTAGCACTAGTGGGATGATCAAGCTAAccaatttttaaagtattctttACATCGGAATTTCATAAAGCAGACTTATAGCGGattaaaaaattccaaaatgCTCACTGGAAGTGCTTCTCCAGCTTTCTGCATTAGAACCGGTGTTCCTTCCTGAAAAGTCAGAGTCGGAGCAATCGCCCTTTTCGCGCTCTTTGTCTTGTCTCTTATATGGAGAGGATAGTATCAGTTCAACGTCACTTGCTTTTGCAGAGTTCTCTTTGTTTGTCAAGAGAGGCACAGGTTGCTCATTTCTGGACCCACTAATGACTTTAGAAGCCTTTTCAAAGCCAGGTTCCTGGAAAGGCCCGTGTCCCCTGTCCCTGGCCCCTGGGGGTCTCGTCGTTTTAGTGGCCCCTGTTTCATAGTCCTTGTGAAGTTGAGAGCTTCCAGGACTTTCTCTCTTGCTTGCAGAACCACAACCATCTCCCAGGAAATCAGCCACCGCTTCCACTCCTCCAGAGAGTTTATCACACTGCTTGACTTGGGATTCCAGATCCTTCGTTTTATCCTTCATTTTAGAGGCTCCCGGGGCTGCCCATAAAAAATGGGGCATTGTCCCCAAGACTCTGGACTGCTCTGATGGTGAGGGCTCCTCCCGAGGAGACTCTTCCTCCACCAACATCTGGAGCAGATGAGGAGGAGCTCCAGCTAGTTCCTGAAGAAGTTTCTCCAGCCCAGTATCGAAAGCGCTCTCGGTGACTGCGGGAGCCTCTGTCTTTTCTACTGTTTCTTGCACTTCCTCAGGACAGATTTCAGAAGCGATCTGCCTGTCAGCACTACCTGTTATCTCTGATGAAGAAAGCGGCTCTGTTTCCTTTCCGTGTGTGGGCAGGGGGGTTTCTAGGGTTTCCTTCAGGAGTTTTTCTAAGCCAGTGCTGGATTCACGGCAGCACTCCGATGCGGGTTGAGTCAATGTTTGCCTCAccatctctgcctcttcctgagGTCGCGCTATGTCATCCTGAACCACAGTGGGAACAGATGAGCAAATGAGCTGTTCTGATGGAGACATTTGGGTAGCTACGTAAGATCTGTATTCACAAGGTTTATCAGCAACTTCTCGGGAGGAATTAGGAACACCTCCGTCCCCTGTAGCCCTCGGTGGGGTCACCCTCAGAGGACTTGGGGAGCTACCTGCTAGTTGTACTCCTTCAGGAAATTCTGCCTTCACTTCTCCAGGACCTAATTCCTTCTCAGGTGGAGAATGTACACAAACCTCTTCCAGTAGCCTCTGTAATGTATTATTTACATCATCTAATACAGGTTTGGATGGAAGAATGACTTGCTCTATGGTCTCTGACATTTCCCTTCGGAAGGGCAGTGCTCTAGCGTAGGGAGCAAGATGAGCATCACAGGTAAAAGGCTCATCTTTTGCAGAGTTGGTCTCATCCTCAAAAGAATGCTTTCTTTGAGGAGGGGATGCTTGCCCCAGCAGAGGGGGGCCTTTCTCAGCCATCTGAAGCAAGATTTCCCCAGGGAACTGGCACTCACCATGACCAGCCCTCCCGGTGATGGCTACACCTCCCAATGTCACAGTCTTTTCTGGAAAAGGAGCTATGATCTCTCTCAGATAGGCTGATGTGTTGGGATCCCGCTttattcccttttcctcttcaggCTGAGCGTTGGTCCTAGTGGTAATAGGTTCCAAGGTGTTTTGCAAGGGAGAGTGTGAAGTTCCAGTTGCTTCTTTCAGAAGTTTGTCTAGACTAGCAGCCAAAGTGTCCCATGTGAACTTTGGAGGGGCTACTGTTTTGTCTACATGCTCCTTGACAATCTCTTTAATAGTGACCTCCTTGGGTCCTTTGGGGTCTTCCTCAATGTGAGGGTAATGTGCCTTTTGAGTCCTATTTTCAGAAATATCTGGTTTGAGTTCGAATTTTCCACGAACTTTTCCATCAAAAGATTGGATTGGCGGCAATGAAGCATCAGGGCAGAGCTGCTGTAAACTGTCATGAAAAGTGACTTTGTTGTCAGTAGACAACACTCTCGTTTTCACTCTGGATTCTTCAGTCTCTTGAGTTGAGTGGTCCTTTCCCTCCTTGAGCACTGGAGTGAGCAACCATTCCGTATTCTTTTCCACATTTTCCTTGGATGGCTCATTTCCTGCCACCTGATGAGCAGACATTCTTAGTGGTTTCAACAGAAGTGTGGTTTCATCTGGTAGCACCTGGAGCGTGCACTTTGagtttaatttcttcatttcctctcttGCCATAAGGTTTTTATGGCTTAAAAGTGTTTCTACTTCGGGAACATTTTTTCCCGATGATTTAATGTCATTGAATTCTTTGTGTTTCTGGTGATTACAAAGTATAGGTTTTGTAAGGTCCATAGTGTTCTCAAAATTATCCTTACTGTGTGCTCCTAAGTCCCAAAATTTTCTCAGATTCTCAAACTGTGAGTGATTATAGACTTGCTGGGTGTTGGGCTCATCAATTCGTTCCCGTAGGGACATCACTTTAAAGTTGGCATTCGATTCGCCAATTGGAGGTCTGTTTTTCTCCAAAGGAGTCTGCCTTTCACTCTCAGTATTCTCAGGGCTCAGGAGTGGTGGCATAGAACACCGGTTGTCTTCAATGGCCAGTTGTTTCACAGGCTCACACGTCATTTTTGGAAACACAGACAACGTTTCTGATTGGTCAGCAGAATGAGAGTCTTTGGCTGGACCTGGTAATTGGGGCCTGGACGCTTCGGATTGATTTGAGGAATCAAAACTGGAGACAGGGGGCACTTGGCCATCGTCATCAAGCACCACTCGCTTGGCAGTGACCGGGCAGTATTCATTCATGGCCACGGCCCTGCCCCGTGACTTCAAAGGCTGGCATATCTTAGCACAAGGCTGTTCCTGGCTACTTGAAGGTACGGGCTCTTGATGAGTTAACTTAGCCCcagctttctctccttcccaaaaaGATATCCTTTCACTCACTCGTACGTATTTCTCTCTTTGTACTCGCTTCTTGGGGTCCTCCCTAGCATCTTGCCAAGGAGACCCACCGCCGGCAGCCCCAGGAGATACCTCTCTAGTCCCTGTTTCAAAGGAAGCCTTAAGGATGGAACTATTACCTTTTATGCTTTTTAACTCTGCTTCCACATCATCTTTCAAATCTGGTTTGGGGACAACTGTCCTTGAGTGAGCGTTCACTTCTGTGTTTGCTCTATGTTTTTCTTGGACAGGAAGTTTGAGTTCTTCTTCGCCCAAGCTGCCACTATTCCTAGCGCTGCGTGGCGCTTGCACTTGAGTATCAGATGTTCTGGGAGCGCGATAGGAGTCATCACCGGCTGCCGTAGGCTCCCCAGTTCCTTTTCCTGTGCTTATTGCATTTGGGCGCAAGTCCGCATTTTCACTTCCTTGACTTGGAGGACCATAGCTTTCAAATGGTCTCCTCAGACTTTCTGAGGCGGCGTGCTGGGATAAGCTCATAGATCTGCCTTTGTTATTCACATCATTATCTTTGCAGCTTTTGGAAAACAGCCTGTCTCCCTCTCCTCGAAGTGGGAAGTCAGATCTCACGGGCTTCAGTGTAACTTCGGCAAGTGACGAGGCCTTTGAGTCATTTTCTTTTAGACTTCCGTCATCTGTCTCCAAGGCAACAGTACCCCTCAGCGTTGAGTCTGTTGTTTCTTTGGACTCTATTCCTTGGGAATGTTGGAGGGCTGAGCTACTATCATCTGAGTGAGAACTTCGGTTAAACCAGTCTAGAACTTTAGATATGGAATCATCCGTCGTCTTCCTTGTCTCACTGACATACGAACCAGAATGCAAAGATGTCTTAGCCGAGAGAAGAGGGAGCTTACCTTGCTGATGGTCTCTAGAACTGGGATCCAGAACCTGAGCTGGATCAGGCTCAGCATAATGTGATAGGTCACCTGCAACATGGAAATGCTTTTGTAAATAAGAGAATACTTAAGGGATTGTCCAGTCATTCACATTCTCTTTTGTAAAAGGTACTTGCGTTTGCACTTTCCACGGGCCTGTTTGTAGCAGTATTTTTCAGGGGTTATGCGATAAGCCATTCTAAGTAGGCATTTCCAAAAAGGACTCTATAAAGTAA contains:
- the Sytl2 gene encoding synaptotagmin-like protein 2 isoform X4: MIDLSFLTEEEQEAIMKVLQRDAALKRAEEERVRHLPEKIKDGQQLKNMSGQWFYEAKAKRHRDKIHGADVIRASMRRRRLPGAAEQSKDRAIGAKESWVNNVNKDAFLLPEVAGVVEEPEEDTAPASASSSAMSPATTTTTEASPENTSDPTTSPAKQRKNPFNSSKLPEDHLSQQTKNEQSKNGRAGLFQISKEGELFKSKGKPSPQGISSQMLEKPKQPMPEGPVSEVQVQAPVPKARKLIYKSNDSKQDDNQPFPRHRADSLNARAAPRGILKRNSSSSSTDSETLHLHHTFEPRSKIVSPAPTIHERIAEQDLSLEDDSSSCSLEPLKHVRFSAVTDELPQSSGLIHGREVGEFSVLESDKMKNGTEGREDIDEFLEDLTPSHRKVLPFHESRSSSSVTKNETQPPVTSGSDPNHGFHSYSEVWKTRAPSIEDLPTSSEHQDESPEFTRLQSELPPNPAGDLSHYAEPDPAQVLDPSSRDHQQGKLPLLSAKTSLHSGSYVSETRKTTDDSISKVLDWFNRSSHSDDSSSALQHSQGIESKETTDSTLRGTVALETDDGSLKENDSKASSLAEVTLKPVRSDFPLRGEGDRLFSKSCKDNDVNNKGRSMSLSQHAASESLRRPFESYGPPSQGSENADLRPNAISTGKGTGEPTAAGDDSYRAPRTSDTQVQAPRSARNSGSLGEEELKLPVQEKHRANTEVNAHSRTVVPKPDLKDDVEAELKSIKGNSSILKASFETGTREVSPGAAGGGSPWQDAREDPKKRVQREKYVRVSERISFWEGEKAGAKLTHQEPVPSSSQEQPCAKICQPLKSRGRAVAMNEYCPVTAKRVVLDDDGQVPPVSSFDSSNQSEASRPQLPGPAKDSHSADQSETLSVFPKMTCEPVKQLAIEDNRCSMPPLLSPENTESERQTPLEKNRPPIGESNANFKVMSLRERIDEPNTQQVYNHSQFENLRKFWDLGAHSKDNFENTMDLTKPILCNHQKHKEFNDIKSSGKNVPEVETLLSHKNLMAREEMKKLNSKCTLQVLPDETTLLLKPLRMSAHQVAGNEPSKENVEKNTEWLLTPVLKEGKDHSTQETEESRVKTRVLSTDNKVTFHDSLQQLCPDASLPPIQSFDGKVRGKFELKPDISENRTQKAHYPHIEEDPKGPKEVTIKEIVKEHVDKTVAPPKFTWDTLAASLDKLLKEATGTSHSPLQNTLEPITTRTNAQPEEEKGIKRDPNTSAYLREIIAPFPEKTVTLGGVAITGRAGHGECQFPGEILLQMAEKGPPLLGQASPPQRKHSFEDETNSAKDEPFTCDAHLAPYARALPFRREMSETIEQVILPSKPVLDDVNNTLQRLLEEVCVHSPPEKELGPGEVKAEFPEGVQLAGSSPSPLRVTPPRATGDGGVPNSSREVADKPCEYRSYVATQMSPSEQLICSSVPTVVQDDIARPQEEAEMVRQTLTQPASECCRESSTGLEKLLKETLETPLPTHGKETEPLSSSEITGSADRQIASEICPEEVQETVEKTEAPAVTESAFDTGLEKLLQELAGAPPHLLQMLVEEESPREEPSPSEQSRVLGTMPHFLWAAPGASKMKDKTKDLESQVKQCDKLSGGVEAVADFLGDGCGSASKRESPGSSQLHKDYETGATKTTRPPGARDRGHGPFQEPGFEKASKVISGSRNEQPVPLLTNKENSAKASDVELILSSPYKRQDKEREKGDCSDSDFSGRNTGSNAESWRSTSSSEEEPSPVLKTLEKNASRKMPSKSLEDISSDSSNRARVDILPEDLVHSAEDVDQKADQEPEANECIPGISTVPSQPDNKFSCPDKLKRMSKSVPTFLQDEVSGSVMSIYSGDFGNLEVKGQIQFAVDYVESLKELHVFVAQCKDLAAADVKKQRSDPYVKTYLLPDKGKMGKKKTLVVKKTLNPVYNEILRYKIEKQILKTQKLNLSVWHRDALKRNSFLGEVELDLEAWDWDNKQSTQLRWYPLKRKTAPVALEAENRGEMKLALQYVPEPNPGKKLHTTGEVHIWVKECLELPLLRGNHLNSFVRCTILPDTSRKSRQKTRAVGKTTHPVFNHTMVYDGFRPEDLREACVELTVWDHYKLTNQFLGGLRIGFGTGKSYGTEVDWMDSTSEEVALWEKMVHSPNTWIEATLPLRMLLIAKISK
- the Sytl2 gene encoding synaptotagmin-like protein 2 isoform X1; translation: MIDLSFLTEEEQEAIMKVLQRDAALKRAEEERVRHLPEKIKDGQQLKNMSGQWFYEAKAKRHRDKIHGADVIRASMRRRRLPGAAEQSKDRAIGAKESWVNNVNKDAFLLPEVAGVVEEPEEDTAPASASSSAMSPATTTTTEASPENTSDPTTSPAKQRKNPFNSSKLPEDHLSQQTKNEQSKNGRAGLFQISKEGELFKSKGKPSPQGISSQMLEKPKQPMPEGPVSEVQVQAPVPKARKLIYKSNDSKQDDNQPFPRHRADSLNARAAPRGILKRNSSSSSTDSETLHLHHTFEPRSKIVSPAPTIHERIAEQDLSLEDDSSSCSLEPLKHVRFSAVTDELPQSSGLIHGREVGEFSVLESDKMKNGTEGREDIDEFLEDLTPSHRKVLPFHESRSSSSVTKNETQPPVTSGSDPNHGFHSYSEVWKTRAPSIEDLPTSSEHQDESPEFTRLQSELPPNPAGDLSHYAEPDPAQVLDPSSRDHQQGKLPLLSAKTSLHSGSYVSETRKTTDDSISKVLDWFNRSSHSDDSSSALQHSQGIESKETTDSTLRGTVALETDDGSLKENDSKASSLAEVTLKPVRSDFPLRGEGDRLFSKSCKDNDVNNKGRSMSLSQHAASESLRRPFESYGPPSQGSENADLRPNAISTGKGTGEPTAAGDDSYRAPRTSDTQVQAPRSARNSGSLGEEELKLPVQEKHRANTEVNAHSRTVVPKPDLKDDVEAELKSIKGNSSILKASFETGTREVSPGAAGGGSPWQDAREDPKKRVQREKYVRVSERISFWEGEKAGAKLTHQEPVPSSSQEQPCAKICQPLKSRGRAVAMNEYCPVTAKRVVLDDDGQVPPVSSFDSSNQSEASRPQLPGPAKDSHSADQSETLSVFPKMTCEPVKQLAIEDNRCSMPPLLSPENTESERQTPLEKNRPPIGESNANFKVMSLRERIDEPNTQQVYNHSQFENLRKFWDLGAHSKDNFENTMDLTKPILCNHQKHKEFNDIKSSGKNVPEVETLLSHKNLMAREEMKKLNSKCTLQVLPDETTLLLKPLRMSAHQVAGNEPSKENVEKNTEWLLTPVLKEGKDHSTQETEESRVKTRVLSTDNKVTFHDSLQQLCPDASLPPIQSFDGKVRGKFELKPDISENRTQKAHYPHIEEDPKGPKEVTIKEIVKEHVDKTVAPPKFTWDTLAASLDKLLKEATGTSHSPLQNTLEPITTRTNAQPEEEKGIKRDPNTSAYLREIIAPFPEKTVTLGGVAITGRAGHGECQFPGEILLQMAEKGPPLLGQASPPQRKHSFEDETNSAKDEPFTCDAHLAPYARALPFRREMSETIEQVILPSKPVLDDVNNTLQRLLEEVCVHSPPEKELGPGEVKAEFPEGVQLAGSSPSPLRVTPPRATGDGGVPNSSREVADKPCEYRSYVATQMSPSEQLICSSVPTVVQDDIARPQEEAEMVRQTLTQPASECCRESSTGLEKLLKETLETPLPTHGKETEPLSSSEITGSADRQIASEICPEEVQETVEKTEAPAVTESAFDTGLEKLLQELAGAPPHLLQMLVEEESPREEPSPSEQSRVLGTMPHFLWAAPGASKMKDKTKDLESQVKQCDKLSGGVEAVADFLGDGCGSASKRESPGSSQLHKDYETGATKTTRPPGARDRGHGPFQEPGFEKASKVISGSRNEQPVPLLTNKENSAKASDVELILSSPYKRQDKEREKGDCSDSDFSGRNTGSNAESWRSTSSSEEEPSPVLKTLEKNASRKMPSKSLEDISSDSSNRARVDILPEDLVHSAEDVDQKADQEPEANECIPGISTVPSQPDNKFSCPDKLKRMSKSVPTFLQDESDDRETDTASESSYQLSRHKKSPGSLTNLSSSSGMTSLSSVSGSVMSIYSGDFGNLEVKGQIQFAVDYVESLKELHVFVAQCKDLAAADVKKQRSDPYVKTYLLPDKGKMGKKKTLVVKKTLNPVYNEILRYKIEKQILKTQKLNLSVWHRDALKRNSFLGEVELDLEAWDWDNKQSTQLRWYPLKRKTAPVALEAENRGEMKLALQYVPEPNPGKKLHTTGEVHIWVKECLELPLLRGNHLNSFVRCTILPDTSRKSRQKTRAVGKTTHPVFNHTMVYDGFRPEDLREACVELTVWDHYKLTNQFLGGLRIGFGTGKSYGTEVDWMDSTSEEVALWEKMVHSPNTWIEATLPLRMLLIAKISK